The following coding sequences lie in one Vibrio aerogenes genomic window:
- a CDS encoding arginine N-succinyltransferase, producing MIILRPARQGDIQQIEQLAHDSGTQVSTLPAQRAYLVERVSHSMDSFRQEVLAPGEENYLFVLEETVTGQILGTGGIVALAGFLEPFYAFRNDILIHSSRALKIHSRIHALTLTHDLSDHSQLCSFYVVPALRDSLYPALVTLGRLMYMAVHKERFAEDWMAVLPGIADASGRAPFWDHVGRKFFRMSYHEVEHYNSTLDRTFIAELMPHHPLYVPLINEEAQAVMGQIHPDSELQYRLLFDQGFEADKYVEIFDAGPILTARKNTLNLWQNIHQCQIKTVKKMAHSCQYLMGMTTKEHEFQAGIIEAWQDGNTLFVSDATCANTPGLEVDQSVWCLPLDRLHL from the coding sequence ATGATTATTTTACGTCCGGCCCGGCAGGGTGATATTCAGCAGATTGAGCAACTGGCTCATGACAGTGGTACTCAGGTGAGTACTTTACCTGCCCAGCGTGCTTATCTGGTGGAGCGGGTCAGCCATTCGATGGATTCATTCCGGCAGGAAGTATTAGCGCCCGGAGAAGAGAATTATTTGTTCGTACTGGAAGAAACCGTCACCGGGCAAATTCTCGGCACTGGGGGAATTGTGGCGCTGGCTGGTTTTCTGGAGCCTTTTTATGCGTTCCGCAATGACATTCTGATTCACTCCTCCAGAGCATTGAAAATACACAGCCGGATTCACGCACTGACACTGACACATGATCTGAGTGATCACTCCCAGCTCTGTTCCTTTTATGTTGTACCGGCTCTGAGAGATTCACTTTATCCGGCGCTGGTCACGCTCGGACGGCTGATGTATATGGCTGTGCACAAAGAACGATTTGCTGAAGACTGGATGGCGGTTCTTCCCGGTATCGCGGATGCATCGGGCAGAGCACCTTTCTGGGATCATGTCGGCCGAAAATTTTTCCGGATGTCTTACCACGAAGTCGAACATTATAACAGCACTCTGGATCGCACCTTTATTGCCGAGCTGATGCCGCATCATCCATTATATGTCCCCTTAATCAATGAAGAAGCTCAGGCCGTCATGGGGCAGATACATCCGGACAGCGAGCTGCAGTACCGGTTGTTGTTTGATCAGGGGTTTGAAGCAGATAAATATGTGGAAATTTTCGATGCGGGGCCCATTCTGACAGCGAGAAAGAATACGCTAAACCTTTGGCAGAATATCCATCAGTGTCAAATTAAAACAGTCAAAAAAATGGCTCATTCCTGTCAGTATTTAATGGGGATGACAACAAAAGAACATGAATTTCAGGCAGGGATTATTGAGGCCTGGCAGGACGGGAATACGTTATTCGTCAGTGATGCAACGTGCGCAAATACCCCCGGATTAGAGGTCGATCAATCCGTCTGGTGTTTGCCACTGGACAGACTGCATCTGTAA
- the astA gene encoding arginine N-succinyltransferase yields the protein MMVIRPVIQDDLAALRELAAKTGVGFTSLQDDEAQLRARVERMIGTWQGKLPLSEQGYLFVLEDTDTEKAVGICGIEAAIGLNEAWYNYRVGTLVHASKALDIYSQMPTLFLSNDHTGHSELCTLFLDPAYRHHKNGQLLSKSRFLFLATFPDRFGSKLIAEMRGVSDEQGCSPLWESLGRHFFSMDFAQADYLTGIGQKSFIAELMPKHPLYVDFLSEEAQAVIGQVHPDTIPARKILEAEGMRYEGYVDIFDGGPTVEAYIHDLRIVREIRSWPVEIVENSSGSANTFYLVGNESFCDYRVISGTPEFSETHIRLTRDQADRLNVGAGDTVRAVTLFAQETVS from the coding sequence ATGATGGTAATTCGTCCGGTCATTCAGGATGACCTGGCTGCGCTCAGGGAGCTGGCAGCTAAAACCGGTGTAGGGTTTACTTCTTTACAGGATGATGAAGCGCAACTTCGTGCGCGTGTTGAACGCATGATTGGGACATGGCAGGGAAAACTGCCCTTGTCTGAACAGGGTTATCTGTTTGTTCTGGAAGATACTGATACTGAGAAAGCCGTCGGTATCTGTGGGATCGAAGCTGCAATCGGGCTGAATGAAGCCTGGTATAACTACCGCGTCGGCACCTTGGTTCATGCATCAAAAGCTCTGGATATTTATAGTCAGATGCCGACATTATTTCTCAGCAATGATCATACCGGCCATAGTGAACTGTGTACGTTATTTCTTGATCCGGCTTACCGGCATCATAAAAACGGGCAGCTTCTTTCAAAAAGCCGTTTCTTATTCCTTGCAACTTTTCCGGACCGTTTTGGCAGCAAACTGATTGCAGAAATGCGTGGTGTGTCCGACGAGCAGGGGTGCTCGCCGCTTTGGGAAAGCCTGGGGCGTCATTTTTTCTCAATGGATTTCGCTCAGGCCGATTATCTGACCGGTATCGGTCAAAAATCATTTATTGCTGAGCTGATGCCTAAACATCCGCTTTATGTCGACTTTCTCAGTGAAGAAGCGCAGGCTGTGATTGGTCAGGTTCACCCCGATACCATACCGGCCCGGAAGATTCTGGAAGCGGAAGGGATGCGCTATGAAGGATATGTGGATATCTTTGATGGTGGTCCGACAGTCGAAGCTTATATTCATGATTTGCGTATAGTTCGCGAAATCAGAAGCTGGCCGGTGGAAATCGTTGAGAATTCATCAGGTTCAGCCAATACTTTTTATTTAGTAGGAAATGAAAGTTTTTGCGATTACCGGGTGATTTCCGGTACGCCAGAGTTCTCGGAAACTCATATCCGCTTAACCCGTGATCAGGCTGACCGGTTAAATGTTGGTGCTGGTGATACGGTTCGGGCGGTCACACTTTTTGCACAGGAGACAGTCTCATGA
- the astD gene encoding succinylglutamate-semialdehyde dehydrogenase → MIQSGLYINGEWRNGRGSIFEKRDPSTDEVIWAAEEAGSEDVSEAIQAARQAFRCWSGTDLDSRLELVNCFAENLTESKEALAEVIATETGKPRWESLTEVQAMINKVKISIDAYHDRTGHKVTLTGDGQAVLRHRPHGVLAVFGPYNFPGHLPNGHIIPALLAGNCIVFKPSELTPWTAQMTMEIWQKSGLPAGVINLVQGGKSTGIALSAHASIDGLLFTGSANTGYQLHRQLAGQPEKILALEMGGNNALIVESFSDVDAAVNLIIQSAFISAGQRCTCARRLLVKNGMAGEQLLQRLVDVAGEIRVGRWDEEPAPFMGPVISNDAADHLLYAQNSLLAAGAKGLLPMTRPVEQAAFLTPGILDVSGVHMLPDEEYFGPLLSVMHYETLEEAIALANQTRFGLATGLISTERADYEQLLASARSGIVNWNKPLTGASSQAPFGGIGASGNHRPSAYYAADYCSWPMASLETELLTMPETMSPGLQF, encoded by the coding sequence ATGATTCAGTCCGGTTTATATATTAATGGTGAATGGCGCAATGGCCGTGGCAGTATTTTTGAAAAGCGGGATCCGTCGACTGATGAAGTGATCTGGGCTGCTGAAGAAGCGGGGAGTGAAGATGTGTCTGAAGCCATTCAGGCGGCACGTCAGGCATTTCGCTGCTGGTCGGGCACGGATCTGGACAGCCGGCTGGAGCTGGTGAATTGTTTTGCTGAAAATCTGACAGAATCCAAAGAAGCGCTGGCGGAAGTGATTGCAACAGAAACCGGCAAACCGCGCTGGGAATCACTGACCGAAGTCCAGGCGATGATCAATAAAGTTAAAATTTCGATCGATGCTTATCACGATCGGACCGGGCATAAAGTCACTTTAACCGGCGATGGGCAGGCGGTATTACGCCACCGCCCACATGGTGTGCTGGCGGTTTTCGGGCCATACAATTTCCCCGGCCATTTACCGAATGGTCATATTATTCCGGCATTACTGGCGGGAAACTGCATTGTATTTAAGCCAAGTGAACTGACACCCTGGACGGCACAGATGACCATGGAAATCTGGCAAAAATCCGGCTTACCCGCAGGTGTGATTAATCTGGTTCAGGGGGGGAAATCAACCGGGATTGCACTGTCTGCACATGCCAGCATTGACGGACTTCTGTTTACCGGAAGTGCCAATACGGGGTATCAGCTTCATCGGCAGCTGGCCGGGCAGCCGGAAAAGATTCTGGCACTGGAAATGGGCGGTAATAATGCACTGATTGTTGAATCGTTCAGCGATGTGGATGCGGCGGTGAATCTGATTATCCAGTCTGCCTTTATCTCGGCGGGACAGCGTTGTACCTGTGCCCGGCGTTTACTGGTGAAAAACGGTATGGCGGGTGAACAGTTGTTACAGCGACTGGTTGACGTTGCCGGAGAGATTCGTGTCGGTCGCTGGGATGAAGAACCCGCACCATTTATGGGGCCGGTCATTTCTAACGATGCGGCTGATCATCTGTTATATGCACAAAATTCATTACTGGCGGCTGGTGCGAAAGGGCTTCTGCCGATGACCCGCCCGGTGGAGCAGGCTGCATTTTTAACGCCTGGTATTCTGGATGTGTCTGGTGTTCACATGCTGCCGGATGAGGAGTACTTTGGTCCTCTGTTGAGTGTGATGCATTACGAGACGCTGGAAGAAGCGATAGCGCTGGCAAATCAAACCCGCTTTGGTTTGGCAACGGGACTGATATCCACAGAACGGGCAGACTATGAACAACTTCTGGCCAGTGCCCGCTCCGGGATTGTGAACTGGAATAAACCACTGACCGGTGCATCCAGCCAGGCACCATTTGGTGGCATCGGCGCATCCGGAAATCATCGTCCGAGTGCTTATTATGCCGCAGATTACTGCTCATGGCCGATGGCTTCGCTGGAGACGGAGCTGCTGACCATGCCGGAAACCATGTCTCCCGGTTTACAGTTTTAA
- the astB gene encoding N-succinylarginine dihydrolase, translating into MSAFEVNFDGLVGLTHNYAGLSFGNVASQSHQNETANPRLAALQGLTKMKTLSDMGFRQGVLPPHERPCTTTLRQLGFSGSDAEVITKAAKEAPRLLAMASSASAMWVANAATVSPSADTLDGRVHFTPANLNNKLHRAIEAETTGRILQQIFSDSRHFVHHAPLPQHASLGDEGAANHNRLCDGYGQPGVEVFVYGAGAGQPGPVRYPARQTFEASESVMRLHQLSPDRTVFVQQNPSVIDQGVFHNDVIAVSNGPVLFYHQDAFLNPQGALDEIASKLAETGCRFQPVEVPVSLVSVEDAVQTYLFNSQLLMKDNGKMLLVVPQEAREHPGVWGYLSSLIDQGRVIDEVKVFDLRESMRNGGGPACLRLRVVLSQAELNATNPNVILTDSLYHELTHWVEKHYRDRLAEADLADPQLLEECRTALDELTQIMNLGSVYPFQR; encoded by the coding sequence ATGTCAGCATTTGAAGTCAATTTTGATGGTCTGGTCGGCTTAACTCACAATTATGCCGGGCTATCCTTTGGTAATGTCGCATCACAATCCCATCAGAATGAAACCGCGAATCCCAGGCTTGCTGCATTGCAGGGTCTGACCAAGATGAAAACACTGTCGGACATGGGATTCCGGCAAGGGGTGCTTCCTCCTCACGAACGCCCGTGCACGACAACACTCAGACAGCTTGGTTTTAGCGGCAGTGATGCCGAAGTTATTACAAAAGCTGCTAAAGAAGCGCCAAGGCTGCTGGCGATGGCCAGCTCTGCGTCTGCCATGTGGGTGGCCAATGCAGCGACGGTTTCACCCTCAGCCGACACGCTGGATGGCCGGGTGCATTTCACACCGGCTAATCTGAATAACAAACTGCACCGGGCGATTGAAGCTGAAACAACCGGGCGGATTCTGCAACAGATTTTTTCTGATTCCCGGCATTTTGTTCATCATGCGCCATTGCCACAACATGCGTCGCTGGGAGATGAAGGTGCCGCGAATCATAACCGGCTCTGTGACGGATACGGGCAACCGGGTGTGGAAGTGTTTGTTTATGGTGCCGGGGCCGGGCAACCGGGACCGGTACGTTATCCGGCCCGTCAGACATTCGAAGCCAGTGAATCAGTGATGCGATTGCATCAGCTTAGCCCGGACAGAACGGTATTTGTTCAGCAAAACCCCTCAGTGATCGATCAGGGTGTTTTCCATAATGACGTTATTGCAGTCAGCAATGGTCCGGTTTTGTTTTATCATCAGGACGCATTTTTGAATCCGCAAGGGGCGTTAGATGAGATCGCATCCAAACTGGCTGAGACCGGCTGCCGGTTCCAGCCGGTTGAAGTGCCGGTCAGTCTTGTTTCTGTGGAAGATGCGGTGCAAACCTATCTGTTTAACAGCCAGTTGCTGATGAAAGACAATGGAAAAATGCTGCTGGTGGTGCCGCAGGAAGCCCGTGAACATCCCGGAGTCTGGGGGTATCTGTCCTCGCTCATCGATCAGGGCAGGGTGATTGATGAAGTCAAAGTATTTGATTTACGTGAAAGTATGCGAAACGGTGGTGGTCCGGCCTGTTTACGGCTGCGTGTCGTCCTGAGTCAGGCTGAGCTGAATGCGACTAACCCGAATGTAATTTTAACCGATTCACTTTATCACGAGCTGACACACTGGGTAGAAAAGCATTACCGGGATCGGCTGGCTGAAGCTGATTTGGCTGATCCTCAGTTGCTGGAAGAGTGCAGAACCGCATTGGATGAACTGACACAAATCATGAATTTAGGATCTGTGTATCCGTTCCAGCGTTAA
- the astE gene encoding succinylglutamate desuccinylase, with product MMSPYLSAILDNQPPAALTGENQHLRWTFLADGVLLFEPHHPPVKHVILSAGVHGNETAPVEILCRHVDALLAGEMTLQVRLLVILGNLAAMKTDQRFIDVDLNRLFSGQHRSYEAGEDTRRAALLEQYTTDFFAGTPASARFHLDLHTAIRESHYVRFGVLPVLNENTVRSGFFDQLLAMGLEALVVNPVPGGTFSYYTADVHGAQSCTLELGKARPFGTNDLSQFQAADRGLANLIHGRNDVSAVRPAVKIFRVCQELKKYSGQFYFPEIDDDVKNFSRFQQGMLIAQDGEVEYRVEHEFEWLIFPNAGVRNGLRAGMMLEEMTLDQFSCSPD from the coding sequence ATGATGAGCCCTTATTTATCGGCAATATTAGACAATCAACCGCCAGCGGCTTTGACCGGGGAGAATCAGCACTTGCGCTGGACGTTTCTGGCCGACGGAGTATTGCTGTTCGAACCGCATCACCCGCCGGTAAAGCACGTCATTTTGTCTGCGGGTGTCCACGGTAATGAAACCGCGCCGGTCGAAATTTTATGTCGCCATGTCGATGCACTACTGGCCGGAGAAATGACATTACAGGTTCGCCTGTTGGTGATTTTGGGAAATCTGGCAGCAATGAAGACCGATCAACGGTTTATTGATGTTGATCTGAACCGCTTATTCAGCGGGCAGCATCGCAGCTATGAGGCGGGAGAAGATACCCGACGCGCTGCACTGCTGGAACAGTATACAACCGACTTTTTTGCCGGTACGCCGGCTTCAGCACGGTTTCATCTGGATTTACATACAGCCATTCGTGAGTCTCACTATGTCAGGTTTGGTGTGTTGCCTGTCCTGAATGAGAATACAGTCCGGTCCGGCTTTTTTGATCAGTTACTGGCGATGGGTCTGGAAGCACTGGTTGTTAATCCGGTCCCTGGCGGAACATTCAGTTATTACACCGCAGATGTACATGGTGCGCAGAGCTGTACACTGGAGCTGGGTAAAGCCCGGCCTTTCGGAACCAATGACTTGTCACAGTTTCAGGCGGCTGACCGTGGGCTGGCGAATTTGATCCATGGCCGGAATGACGTTTCTGCTGTCCGTCCGGCAGTCAAAATTTTCCGGGTCTGTCAGGAATTGAAAAAGTATTCCGGGCAGTTTTATTTCCCGGAGATTGACGATGATGTGAAAAATTTTTCCCGCTTTCAGCAGGGGATGCTGATTGCACAGGATGGAGAGGTGGAATATCGGGTGGAACATGAATTTGAATGGCTGATATTTCCTAATGCCGGAGTTCGTAATGGTTTGCGCGCCGGAATGATGCTGGAAGAAATGACACTGGATCAATTCAGCTGTTCTCCGGATTGA
- a CDS encoding MBL fold metallo-hydrolase codes for MPSNHTIPLSPLSIKIFNGGDSHDGFSVNSTIVYGKKDAIVIDTQFTLANAHRLVGEILETGCRLQTIYITHFHPDHFLGTSVIHHAFPDAQIISLRGCGEFVNDAYDFKIRYWGNEVLGINGPKEKVPVTLIDEPVMMLEDQRLEILGPLRGDSDGQSAVWIPCIKTLVAADTVFNEAHVWIADDKTPELRQEWLDVLDKLEALNPVIVVPGHAPTADRVSPDAIEFTRQYIQTFVSVAKTAKNGDEVFNAMQQRYPNLATDICLHYSAKILKDNYDWPGEWPQALRELETVF; via the coding sequence ATGCCTTCCAATCACACCATTCCTCTTTCTCCCCTCAGTATAAAAATTTTCAATGGCGGAGATAGCCATGATGGCTTCAGCGTCAACTCAACCATTGTATATGGCAAAAAAGATGCGATTGTTATCGATACTCAGTTTACACTGGCCAATGCTCACCGGCTGGTTGGCGAGATTCTTGAAACCGGATGCCGGTTACAGACCATCTATATTACGCACTTCCATCCGGATCATTTTCTGGGCACATCAGTGATACATCATGCCTTCCCTGATGCGCAAATCATCTCTTTAAGGGGTTGTGGCGAGTTCGTCAATGATGCTTATGACTTTAAGATCCGCTATTGGGGCAATGAAGTATTGGGAATCAATGGCCCCAAAGAAAAAGTACCAGTCACTCTGATTGATGAGCCAGTCATGATGCTCGAAGATCAGCGGCTGGAAATTCTCGGCCCGCTTCGCGGTGATTCTGACGGACAATCCGCAGTGTGGATTCCCTGTATTAAAACACTTGTCGCAGCAGATACCGTCTTCAATGAAGCGCATGTGTGGATTGCCGATGATAAAACGCCTGAACTGCGGCAGGAATGGCTGGACGTTCTGGATAAACTGGAAGCACTGAATCCGGTTATAGTCGTTCCCGGACACGCCCCAACCGCTGACAGAGTCTCCCCTGATGCGATTGAATTTACCCGCCAATATATTCAGACGTTTGTCTCGGTGGCAAAGACAGCCAAAAATGGCGATGAAGTGTTCAATGCCATGCAGCAGCGGTATCCTAATCTGGCGACGGATATCTGCCTGCATTACAGCGCAAAAATATTAAAAGATAACTACGACTGGCCGGGTGAGTGGCCTCAGGCACTCAGAGAGCTGGAAACCGTTTTTTAA
- a CDS encoding M23 family metallopeptidase, whose protein sequence is MFQKTTISLALSVLIGGSISAVSAHSFYTHVDTPAVKASQLAEQQVPRQLVSESQFVFRPVKRPFDIQSFFEQHAPQWAFLSESLTHWAGITSVDPRIIITTLAVTENWPDTEAPGLAKKALFKEKVSHLTNHLSQYFYSYRSGDYELSSYSPSTLALMNELASYSDWKKWQKQYQDWFGTVDPSSLLSTQSLRASSKLPESGFLQMPWRRGYNWVPNGPHSYTGSGYPLSSFDVSYDWPQWGATTYDVAAANAGTVSVLSSCEVRVTNENGWATNYYHMDGIQVTNGQYVKQNTVLGYYAGNKSQALCSGGSSTGPHLHFSVLYNGVYNSIDGISFGPYQVHVGRYSYDDNCSYAYMTDTRSNKKVCFWNRIDNPVNY, encoded by the coding sequence ATGTTTCAAAAAACAACGATCAGTCTGGCACTCTCGGTTTTAATTGGCGGCAGCATCTCTGCTGTATCGGCCCATTCATTTTACACTCATGTTGACACACCGGCTGTCAAAGCCAGTCAGCTGGCTGAACAGCAGGTTCCCCGGCAACTGGTCAGCGAAAGTCAATTTGTTTTCAGGCCGGTCAAACGTCCTTTTGATATTCAGAGCTTTTTTGAACAGCATGCACCTCAGTGGGCATTCTTATCTGAATCTCTGACACACTGGGCAGGCATTACCAGTGTCGATCCCCGTATCATTATTACGACACTGGCTGTCACTGAAAACTGGCCGGATACTGAAGCACCAGGTCTGGCAAAAAAAGCGCTCTTTAAAGAAAAAGTCTCCCACCTGACTAATCACCTGTCACAATATTTCTACAGCTACCGGAGCGGTGACTATGAACTTTCATCTTATAGTCCATCGACGCTGGCTCTGATGAACGAATTAGCCAGTTACAGCGACTGGAAAAAATGGCAGAAACAGTATCAGGACTGGTTTGGTACAGTCGATCCATCATCATTGCTGTCCACACAAAGCCTCCGCGCATCTTCGAAGCTGCCGGAATCCGGTTTTCTGCAAATGCCGTGGCGACGCGGCTATAACTGGGTGCCCAATGGTCCTCACTCCTATACAGGTTCCGGTTATCCGCTCTCATCGTTTGATGTCTCCTACGACTGGCCTCAGTGGGGGGCAACAACCTATGATGTCGCAGCTGCGAATGCCGGTACAGTCAGTGTTTTATCGAGCTGTGAAGTCCGGGTAACCAATGAAAACGGCTGGGCGACCAATTATTATCATATGGATGGCATTCAGGTGACCAATGGCCAGTACGTGAAACAAAATACAGTACTGGGATATTATGCGGGTAATAAGTCACAGGCATTATGTTCAGGCGGTAGTTCAACCGGTCCACACCTGCATTTCTCTGTCTTATACAATGGTGTGTATAACTCAATTGACGGGATAAGTTTTGGTCCTTATCAGGTTCATGTCGGTCGGTACAGCTACGATGATAACTGCAGCTACGCATACATGACCGACACCCGAAGCAACAAGAAAGTCTGTTTCTGGAACCGGATCGACAACCCGGTCAACTATTAA
- a CDS encoding DUF3592 domain-containing protein translates to MKPSSIFKLAFMAFGFIFLALAAFLFNQQQSFLSHAVRTDGIVTSFVSDGTYYPIVSFQTAEGEMIEFKSSTGSNPPSFSRGETVEVVYQPDLPEHAEIYSFLHLWLGPLIFGIFGSLFSLIGVLFFLYGLSGKRKKAYLKQHGTTITASVQHIELNRAFELNGRHPYVVTAQWQDPQTNRLHSFQSENLWVQPDDLNTDEVTVFIEPGNPGKYYMDLPK, encoded by the coding sequence ATGAAACCTTCATCAATTTTCAAACTTGCTTTTATGGCATTCGGATTCATTTTCCTTGCACTGGCAGCTTTCCTGTTTAACCAGCAGCAAAGTTTTCTCAGTCATGCAGTCCGGACTGATGGCATTGTGACCTCATTTGTCAGCGATGGCACTTATTATCCGATTGTTTCATTTCAAACCGCTGAAGGTGAAATGATTGAATTTAAGTCCTCAACCGGCAGCAATCCGCCTTCTTTTTCCCGCGGAGAAACAGTCGAAGTGGTTTATCAGCCTGATCTTCCTGAACATGCAGAGATCTACAGCTTTTTACACCTGTGGCTTGGGCCACTTATTTTCGGGATTTTTGGCAGTCTGTTCTCTTTAATTGGTGTTCTTTTTTTCCTTTATGGTCTGTCCGGAAAGCGGAAAAAGGCTTACCTGAAACAGCATGGAACGACGATCACAGCCAGCGTGCAGCACATTGAATTGAATCGTGCTTTTGAACTGAACGGACGTCATCCTTATGTCGTTACGGCCCAATGGCAGGATCCTCAAACCAATCGGTTACATTCGTTTCAAAGTGAAAATCTATGGGTTCAGCCAGATGATTTGAATACAGATGAAGTCACAGTATTTATTGAGCCCGGCAATCCGGGAAAATATTATATGGATTTACCGAAATAA